Proteins from a genomic interval of Youhaiella tibetensis:
- a CDS encoding dihydroorotase — protein sequence MSDFDLVLSGTVVLPTRILEGGFVAVRDGRVAEIGQGPAPAARERHELGDALILPGAIDAQVHSLSQKDQEDFIWSTRSAAAGGVTTIVDMPYDEGNLVCSAEAVRKKVDHASPQARVDFALYGTIDPEEGARRIPEQVEAGVAAFKFSTFGTDPKRFPRIPPGLLEECFAAVARTGLTAGVHNEDDEAVRAAMEKVKALGITDYRAHALSRPPLTELLATLQVYETGALTGADAHIVHCSLSRGYDIAAGYRAQGFAATIECCIHYLTLDEENDVKRLGGKAKINPPIRPRAEVEALWRQVAAGNVTLVSTDHVSWSENRKTNPDMLANASGVPGLEVMVPLFVKGALERGISLTWAARLMAENPARHFRLDHVKGALTPGRDADITVLVPVEKTYDAAASGNNVVGWSPYNGIKLPWTTAATYLRGKLAFDGSKVLSEPGTGKFVRPPQQIVVAS from the coding sequence ATGTCCGATTTCGATCTCGTCCTCTCCGGCACCGTGGTCCTTCCCACGCGCATCCTCGAAGGCGGTTTCGTCGCCGTCCGCGACGGCAGGGTCGCCGAGATCGGACAGGGTCCCGCACCCGCCGCCCGCGAGCGGCACGAGTTGGGCGACGCTCTCATCCTTCCGGGCGCCATCGACGCCCAGGTGCATTCGCTCTCCCAGAAGGACCAGGAAGACTTCATCTGGTCGACCCGGTCGGCTGCCGCCGGCGGCGTCACCACCATCGTCGACATGCCCTATGACGAGGGCAACCTCGTCTGCTCGGCCGAAGCCGTGCGCAAGAAGGTCGATCACGCCAGCCCCCAGGCCCGCGTCGATTTCGCCCTCTACGGCACCATCGATCCCGAGGAGGGCGCCAGGCGCATCCCCGAACAGGTCGAAGCCGGCGTCGCCGCCTTCAAGTTCTCCACCTTCGGCACCGACCCCAAGCGCTTCCCCCGCATCCCGCCGGGCCTTCTCGAAGAGTGCTTCGCCGCCGTGGCCAGGACCGGCCTCACCGCCGGCGTCCACAACGAGGATGACGAAGCCGTCCGCGCCGCCATGGAAAAGGTGAAAGCCCTCGGCATCACCGATTACCGCGCCCACGCCCTCTCGCGCCCGCCGCTGACCGAACTCCTGGCTACCCTCCAGGTCTACGAGACCGGCGCCCTCACCGGGGCCGACGCCCACATCGTTCACTGCTCGCTCTCGCGCGGCTACGACATCGCCGCCGGCTACCGCGCGCAGGGTTTTGCCGCCACCATCGAGTGCTGCATCCACTACCTGACGCTCGACGAGGAAAACGACGTCAAGCGCCTCGGCGGCAAGGCCAAGATCAACCCGCCCATCCGCCCGCGCGCTGAAGTCGAAGCCCTCTGGCGCCAGGTCGCCGCCGGCAATGTCACCCTGGTCTCCACCGATCACGTCAGCTGGTCCGAGAACCGCAAGACCAACCCGGATATGCTCGCCAACGCCTCAGGCGTCCCCGGCCTCGAAGTCATGGTCCCGCTTTTCGTCAAGGGCGCGCTGGAACGCGGCATTTCCCTCACCTGGGCCGCCAGGCTCATGGCCGAAAACCCCGCCCGTCACTTCCGCCTCGACCACGTCAAGGGCGCCCTGACCCCCGGCCGCGACGCCGACATCACCGTCCTGGTCCCGGTCGAAAAGACCTACGACGCCGCCGCCTCGGGCAACAATGTCGTCGGCTGGAGCCCCTATAACGGCATCAAGCTGCCGTGGACGACTGCGGCGACATACCTCCGCGGCAAGCTGGCATTCGACGGATCGAAGGTCCTCTCCGAACCCGGCACGGGAAAGTTCGTCCGTCCGCCGCAGCAGATCGTGGTGGCGTCATGA
- a CDS encoding Zn-dependent hydrolase yields the protein MRNLPTNPDRIAEDISDLAAITEPDHPYTRRAFTPMFLAGRSYLERRFEKAGLKVRIDAAGNLIGHRPGKNPGLGTILLGSHSDTVPDGGRYDGIAGVSAALEVARALADQGVHLDHDLEIVDFLAEEVSIFGVSCVGSRGMVGLVPPDWLARTAEHLTLAQGIEDVGGHPEVSETRADIKAFLELHIEQGPVLEDQKLDIGVVTAIAGITRIEIVVDGRADHAGTTPMGSRRDALTAAARLVLAIEQLASQFAEGPAHFAATVGEFRIEPNAANVVPSRAVMLIDARAENRADMERFCEAVDALALEVADETDCSVAKPRRISDNQPTPCDPDLLAILDAACETTGARHRRMASGAGHDTAWMARATKAAMIFIPCLGGRSHAPEESAKTEDIALGAAVLLEAVKTLDKQLQESN from the coding sequence ATGAGAAACCTCCCCACCAACCCCGACCGTATCGCCGAGGACATCTCCGACCTCGCTGCCATCACCGAGCCGGACCACCCCTATACCCGCCGCGCCTTCACCCCGATGTTCCTGGCCGGCCGCTCCTATCTCGAACGCCGCTTCGAAAAAGCCGGCCTCAAGGTCCGCATCGACGCAGCCGGCAACCTCATCGGCCACCGCCCGGGCAAAAACCCCGGCCTCGGCACCATCCTTCTCGGTTCCCATTCGGACACCGTGCCCGATGGTGGGCGCTATGACGGCATAGCAGGCGTTTCCGCCGCCCTCGAAGTCGCGCGCGCCCTCGCCGACCAGGGCGTCCATCTCGACCACGATCTCGAAATCGTCGATTTCCTCGCCGAGGAAGTCTCGATCTTCGGCGTCTCCTGCGTCGGCTCGCGCGGCATGGTCGGGCTCGTTCCGCCCGATTGGCTCGCCCGCACCGCCGAGCATCTCACCCTGGCGCAGGGCATCGAGGACGTGGGCGGTCACCCCGAGGTCAGCGAGACGCGCGCCGACATCAAGGCTTTCCTCGAGCTCCACATCGAACAGGGCCCCGTCCTCGAAGACCAAAAACTCGATATCGGCGTCGTCACCGCCATTGCCGGCATCACCCGCATCGAGATCGTCGTCGACGGCCGCGCCGACCACGCCGGCACCACGCCCATGGGCTCGCGCCGCGACGCCCTTACCGCCGCCGCCCGCCTCGTCCTCGCCATCGAGCAACTGGCGAGCCAGTTCGCCGAGGGCCCGGCCCATTTCGCCGCCACCGTCGGCGAATTCCGCATCGAGCCCAATGCGGCCAACGTCGTGCCCTCGCGTGCCGTAATGCTCATCGACGCCCGCGCCGAAAACCGCGCCGATATGGAGCGCTTCTGCGAAGCCGTCGATGCGCTGGCGCTCGAAGTCGCTGACGAGACCGATTGCTCGGTCGCCAAGCCGCGCCGCATCTCGGACAACCAGCCCACCCCTTGCGATCCCGACCTGCTGGCCATCCTCGACGCCGCCTGCGAAACCACTGGCGCCCGCCATCGCCGCATGGCCTCGGGCGCCGGCCACGACACCGCCTGGATGGCCCGTGCCACCAAGGCGGCCATGATCTTCATCCCTTGCCTCGGCGGGCGCAGCCATGCCCCCGAGGAATCCGCCAAGACCGAGGACATCGCCCTGGGCGCCGCCGTGCTGCTCGAAGCCGTCAAGACCCTCGACAAGCAACTACAGGAATCCAACTGA
- a CDS encoding DUF917 domain-containing protein, which translates to MGRILTEKDIEPAVKGGSVYAAGGGGWADHGRMLGRAAVSIGKPELVSIEELDDNDWVATAAAIGAPASTTPWEMQGVDYIKAAQLLQDALGEKLSGLMVGQNGKSSTLNAWLPSAMLGTKVVDAVGDVRAHPTGDMGSIGMAGSPEQIIQTAVGGNRDENRYIELVVRGATAKVSPVLRTAADQSGGFIASCRNPLRASYVAKNAALGGISMALKLGEAIIAAEAGGGSKVIDAIVNTTGGTILAQGNVEAKDVVYTREAFDIGTITLGSGDKATKLHVMNEYMAVEDAGGTRLATFPDVITTLDAAGNPLSVGQVREGMFIFVLHVPKTIIPLASSVLDPTVYPPVEKAMGIEIAKYALDLGRRKSDRG; encoded by the coding sequence ATGGGCCGCATTCTCACCGAAAAAGACATCGAACCGGCGGTCAAGGGCGGCTCCGTCTACGCGGCGGGCGGCGGCGGCTGGGCCGATCACGGCCGCATGCTCGGCCGCGCCGCGGTTTCCATCGGCAAGCCCGAGCTGGTTTCCATCGAAGAGCTCGATGACAACGACTGGGTCGCCACCGCCGCCGCCATCGGCGCCCCGGCCTCGACCACGCCGTGGGAAATGCAGGGCGTCGATTACATCAAGGCCGCCCAGCTTCTCCAAGATGCCCTGGGCGAAAAGCTCTCCGGCCTCATGGTCGGCCAGAACGGCAAGTCCTCGACCCTCAACGCCTGGCTCCCTTCCGCCATGCTCGGCACCAAGGTCGTCGATGCGGTGGGCGACGTGCGCGCCCATCCGACCGGCGACATGGGGTCGATCGGCATGGCAGGCAGCCCCGAGCAGATAATCCAGACCGCCGTGGGCGGCAACCGCGACGAGAACCGCTATATCGAGCTGGTCGTGCGCGGCGCCACCGCAAAGGTCTCGCCGGTCCTGCGCACCGCCGCCGACCAGTCCGGCGGCTTCATCGCCTCCTGCCGCAACCCTCTTCGCGCTTCCTATGTGGCAAAAAATGCGGCGCTCGGCGGCATCTCGATGGCATTGAAGCTCGGCGAGGCCATCATCGCCGCCGAAGCCGGCGGCGGCTCGAAAGTCATCGACGCCATCGTCAACACCACGGGCGGCACCATCCTTGCCCAGGGCAATGTCGAGGCCAAGGACGTGGTCTACACCAGGGAAGCCTTCGACATCGGTACCATCACCCTGGGCTCGGGTGACAAGGCGACGAAGCTCCACGTCATGAACGAATACATGGCGGTCGAAGACGCCGGCGGCACGCGCCTTGCCACCTTCCCCGACGTCATCACCACGCTCGATGCCGCCGGCAATCCGCTCAGCGTCGGCCAGGTGCGCGAAGGCATGTTCATCTTCGTGCTGCACGTCCCCAAGACCATCATCCCCCTGGCCTCGTCCGTCCTCGACCCGACGGTCTATCCGCCGGTCGAAAAGGCCATGGGCATCGAAATCGCCAAATACGCGCTCGACCTCGGGCGCCGCAAGTCAGACCGGGGCTGA
- a CDS encoding urocanate hydratase, protein MPTPNPRHPNFPIPGGNELRAKGWRQEALLRLLENVLSVGEDPDNLVVYAALGKAARNWAAHDAIVNALKTMDEDQTLIIQSGKPIGLLKTHARAPLVIMANCNIVGQWAKAENFYDLEKKGLIAWGGLTAGAWQYIGSQGVIQGTYEIFMRIAENRFDGDLRGRFILTAGLGGMGGAQPLAGRMANAAILVVDVDPERARKRQEVGYLEHVAPDLDTALAMIDEAIKARRPTSIGLVGNAAEIYPEIARRGITPDIVTDQTSAHDLVYGYVPKGYSLEEVRRLRKENPAELMAASRASIVDHVNAMLEFQRRGAEVFDNGNLIRTQARDGGVANAFDIKIFTEAYLRPLFARAIGPFRWMALSGDPEDIRKIDELVLKMFAGNNIVTNWIGLARQYVPFEGLPARIAWLGHGERTQLALAVNELVANGTLSGPVAFSRDHLDAGAMAHPNIMTERMKDGSDAIADWPLLDAMLLTASMADLVAIHSGGGGYAGYMTSAGVTTIADGTPEGAERLRHVQTNDTSLGVMRYADAGYDESFDEIEKKDIPHIDLR, encoded by the coding sequence ATGCCCACACCCAATCCCCGTCACCCCAACTTCCCCATTCCCGGCGGCAACGAACTGCGCGCCAAAGGCTGGCGGCAGGAGGCCCTGCTGCGCCTCCTCGAAAACGTGCTTTCGGTGGGTGAAGACCCCGACAACCTCGTCGTCTACGCCGCCCTCGGCAAGGCCGCCCGCAACTGGGCCGCGCATGACGCCATCGTCAATGCCTTGAAGACCATGGACGAGGATCAGACCCTCATCATCCAGTCCGGAAAACCCATCGGGCTGCTGAAAACCCACGCCAGGGCTCCCCTGGTCATCATGGCCAATTGCAACATCGTCGGGCAGTGGGCCAAGGCCGAGAATTTTTACGACCTCGAGAAGAAGGGCCTCATCGCCTGGGGCGGGCTCACGGCGGGCGCCTGGCAATATATTGGCAGCCAGGGCGTCATCCAGGGCACCTATGAAATCTTCATGCGCATCGCCGAGAACCGCTTCGATGGCGACCTGCGCGGCCGCTTCATCCTCACCGCCGGCCTCGGCGGCATGGGCGGCGCCCAGCCGCTGGCTGGCCGCATGGCCAACGCCGCCATCCTCGTCGTCGATGTCGATCCCGAGCGCGCCCGCAAGCGCCAGGAAGTCGGTTATTTGGAACATGTCGCGCCTGATCTCGACACGGCGCTGGCCATGATCGATGAGGCGATCAAAGCCCGGCGCCCCACTTCCATCGGCCTCGTCGGCAATGCCGCCGAGATCTACCCCGAGATCGCCCGCCGCGGCATCACGCCCGACATCGTCACCGACCAGACCTCGGCCCACGACCTCGTCTATGGCTATGTCCCTAAGGGCTATTCGCTCGAAGAGGTCCGGCGTCTGCGCAAGGAAAACCCGGCCGAACTCATGGCCGCCAGCCGCGCCTCCATCGTCGATCACGTCAACGCCATGCTCGAATTCCAGAGGCGCGGCGCCGAGGTCTTCGACAACGGCAACCTCATCCGCACCCAGGCCCGCGACGGCGGCGTCGCCAATGCCTTCGACATCAAGATATTCACCGAAGCCTATCTCCGCCCGCTCTTCGCGCGCGCCATCGGCCCCTTCCGCTGGATGGCGCTTTCCGGCGATCCCGAGGACATCCGCAAGATCGATGAGCTCGTGCTGAAAATGTTCGCGGGCAACAACATCGTCACCAACTGGATCGGCCTCGCCCGCCAATACGTCCCCTTCGAAGGCCTCCCCGCCCGCATCGCCTGGCTTGGCCACGGCGAGCGCACGCAACTGGCGCTGGCGGTCAACGAGCTCGTCGCCAACGGCACCCTTTCGGGCCCGGTCGCCTTCTCGCGCGACCACCTCGATGCCGGCGCCATGGCCCATCCCAACATCATGACCGAGCGCATGAAGGACGGCTCTGACGCCATCGCCGACTGGCCGCTGCTCGACGCCATGCTCCTCACCGCCTCGATGGCCGACCTTGTCGCCATCCACTCGGGCGGCGGCGGCTATGCCGGCTACATGACCAGCGCCGGCGTCACCACCATCGCCGACGGCACCCCTGAAGGCGCCGAACGCCTCCGGCACGTGCAGACCAACGACACCTCCCTCGGCGTCATGCGCTACGCCGATGCCGGGTACGACGAGAGCTTTGACGAGATCGAAAAGAAGGACATTCCCCACATCGATCTGCGCTAG
- a CDS encoding RidA family protein has protein sequence MTIKRIEPGKRMSEAVIHGNTVYLAGQVATNFDAGITEQVQQVLAAIDDVLAKAGTNKSNVLSMQVILNNIADFAAMNAVYDAWIDPANPPARATIEARLADPRLKVEMIAVAALPN, from the coding sequence GTGACCATCAAGCGTATCGAGCCCGGCAAGCGCATGAGCGAAGCCGTGATCCACGGCAACACCGTCTACCTCGCCGGCCAGGTGGCGACCAACTTCGATGCGGGGATCACCGAGCAGGTCCAGCAGGTGCTGGCCGCCATCGATGACGTGCTGGCCAAGGCCGGGACCAACAAGTCCAACGTGCTTTCGATGCAGGTCATCCTCAACAATATCGCCGACTTCGCGGCGATGAACGCCGTCTACGATGCGTGGATCGATCCGGCCAACCCGCCGGCACGCGCGACGATCGAGGCCCGGCTGGCGGACCCGCGCCTCAAGGTGGAAATGATCGCGGTAGCGGCGCTGCCGAACTGA
- a CDS encoding fumarylacetoacetate hydrolase family protein gives MSQFVIPPPPVAAVPVAGGGLFPVRRIYCVGRNYAEHAREMGHDPDREPPFFFAKPADTLVTGGADTPYPADTADYQHEIELVVALADGGSNIPVEAALGKIYGYAVGLDMTRRDIQAVAKKGGRPWDMAKGFDHSAPIGDIVPVARIGHPESGAITLAVNGAVRQSGDISQLIWSIAESISLLSNLVELKAGDLLFTGTPAGVAAVVRGDLLEGEVAGVGTVRTRIV, from the coding sequence ATGTCGCAGTTCGTGATTCCCCCGCCGCCCGTTGCCGCCGTCCCCGTCGCGGGGGGCGGCCTGTTTCCCGTCCGCCGCATCTATTGCGTAGGCCGCAACTATGCCGAGCACGCGCGCGAAATGGGCCACGACCCCGATCGCGAGCCGCCCTTCTTCTTCGCCAAGCCCGCCGATACGCTCGTCACCGGCGGCGCCGACACGCCCTATCCGGCCGATACCGCCGACTACCAGCACGAGATCGAACTAGTCGTCGCCCTGGCCGATGGCGGCAGCAACATTCCGGTCGAGGCGGCCCTGGGCAAGATCTATGGCTATGCCGTGGGCCTCGACATGACCCGCCGCGATATCCAGGCCGTCGCCAAGAAGGGCGGCCGGCCGTGGGACATGGCCAAGGGCTTCGACCACTCCGCCCCGATCGGCGATATCGTGCCCGTCGCCCGCATCGGCCATCCCGAGAGCGGCGCCATCACGCTCGCCGTCAACGGCGCCGTTCGCCAGTCCGGGGATATATCCCAATTGATCTGGTCCATCGCCGAGTCCATTTCCCTTCTCTCCAACCTCGTTGAGCTCAAGGCCGGCGATCTCCTCTTCACCGGCACGCCGGCCGGCGTCGCCGCCGTGGTGCGCGGGGACCTGCTAGAGGGCGAGGTGGCAGGAGTGGGAACGGTGCGGACGCGGATCGTCTAG
- a CDS encoding ATP-dependent DNA helicase, whose protein sequence is MVQWTPQQDEALGKVSAWLKDKSAPQVFRLFGWAGTGKTTLAKHLGTGVKSVKYAAFTGKAALVMRKRGCRGASTIHSLIYKLEGEGQDEGNASEPRFVLDPESAAATADLIVIDEVSMVDEALAVDLLSFGTKVLVLGDPFQLPPVQGAGYFTQVEPDIMLTDIRRQAQENPIIRMSMDIREGGNLERGSYGESKVISAREVDQAEVLGADQVLVGRNKTRLMYNDRIRELKGLPHQEPVVGDRLVCLRNNPIKKLLNGQIFTVAQINARANGRIQMWLDPEEDGTGVGQQVKVVTHKAFFTGEEANLSWPERRGYDEFTFGYCLTVHKAQGSQWDNVYLFDESGVFREDRRRWLYTGVTRAAEKITVVS, encoded by the coding sequence ATGGTGCAGTGGACGCCCCAGCAGGATGAGGCCCTGGGCAAGGTTTCGGCCTGGCTCAAGGACAAGTCTGCCCCGCAGGTCTTCCGGCTCTTCGGCTGGGCCGGCACCGGCAAGACCACGCTCGCCAAGCATCTGGGCACGGGCGTCAAGAGCGTCAAATACGCCGCCTTCACCGGCAAGGCCGCGCTCGTCATGCGCAAGCGCGGCTGCCGGGGCGCCTCGACCATCCATTCCCTGATCTATAAGCTCGAGGGGGAAGGGCAGGACGAGGGCAACGCCTCCGAACCCCGCTTCGTGCTCGACCCCGAATCCGCCGCCGCCACCGCCGACCTCATCGTCATCGACGAGGTCTCCATGGTCGACGAGGCGCTGGCGGTCGATCTCCTCTCCTTCGGCACCAAGGTGCTGGTTCTCGGCGATCCCTTCCAGCTGCCTCCGGTCCAGGGCGCGGGTTACTTCACCCAGGTCGAGCCCGACATCATGCTCACCGACATCCGTCGCCAGGCCCAGGAAAACCCCATCATCCGCATGTCCATGGACATCCGCGAAGGCGGCAATCTCGAGCGCGGCAGCTATGGCGAGTCCAAGGTCATCAGCGCCCGCGAAGTCGACCAGGCCGAAGTGCTCGGCGCCGACCAGGTGCTGGTTGGACGCAACAAGACGCGCCTCATGTACAACGACCGCATCCGCGAGCTCAAAGGCCTGCCCCACCAGGAGCCCGTCGTCGGCGACCGGCTCGTATGCCTGCGCAACAACCCGATCAAGAAGCTCCTCAACGGCCAGATCTTCACCGTCGCCCAGATCAACGCCCGTGCCAACGGCCGCATCCAGATGTGGCTTGATCCGGAGGAGGATGGCACAGGCGTCGGCCAGCAGGTCAAGGTCGTCACCCACAAGGCCTTTTTCACTGGCGAGGAGGCCAACCTCTCCTGGCCCGAGCGGCGCGGCTACGACGAATTCACCTTCGGCTACTGTCTCACCGTCCACAAGGCTCAGGGCAGCCAATGGGACAACGTCTACCTGTTCGACGAAAGCGGCGTCTTCCGCGAGGATCGGCGCCGCTGGCTCTATACCGGGGTCACACGCGCCGCCGAAAAGATCACCGTCGTCAGCTGA
- the rirA gene encoding iron-responsive transcriptional regulator RirA, translating to MRLTKQSSYAIRTLIYCAVNAPELSRVADVAKAYSISELFLFKLIKPLVEDGIIETVRGRHGGIKLGRPANEITLLDVIKRTEESFALAECFEDDGVISCPLHVGCELSSALSEALQAFFNVLESYTIADLADKKRNLRVRLGLDLGEPALAAH from the coding sequence ATGCGGCTGACCAAGCAATCGAGCTACGCGATCCGGACCCTCATCTACTGCGCGGTCAACGCGCCCGAGCTGAGCCGCGTTGCCGATGTCGCCAAGGCCTATTCGATTTCCGAGCTGTTCCTGTTCAAGCTCATCAAGCCGCTGGTCGAGGATGGCATCATCGAGACCGTGCGCGGCCGCCACGGCGGCATCAAGCTGGGCCGCCCTGCCAACGAGATCACCCTGCTCGACGTCATCAAGCGCACCGAGGAAAGCTTCGCGCTGGCCGAGTGCTTCGAGGATGACGGCGTCATCTCCTGCCCGCTCCATGTCGGGTGCGAGCTGAGCTCGGCCCTTTCGGAGGCCCTGCAGGCCTTCTTCAACGTGCTCGAGAGCTACACCATCGCCGATCTGGCCGACAAGAAGCGCAACCTGCGCGTCCGTCTCGGCCTCGACCTCGGCGAGCCGGCCCTCGCCGCTCACTGA
- a CDS encoding Fur family transcriptional regulator: MTHSHEEPAEALTRNQGLVLGTLTGADAPLSAYDILDRLREDGLRAPLQVYRALDKLVERGLAHRLESLNAFVACADAHCHRTGVIAFAICESCGRVDEFADDVVRERLAGWAGENGFKPSRTTIELRGTCKQCLARAA; this comes from the coding sequence ATGACACATTCTCACGAGGAACCGGCCGAGGCGCTGACGCGTAACCAGGGGCTGGTACTGGGCACGCTCACGGGCGCGGACGCCCCGCTTTCGGCCTATGACATCCTCGACCGGCTGCGCGAGGACGGCCTGCGGGCTCCGCTCCAGGTCTACCGGGCGCTCGACAAGCTGGTGGAGCGCGGACTGGCGCATCGCCTGGAAAGCCTCAATGCCTTCGTGGCCTGCGCCGATGCCCATTGCCACCGCACGGGCGTCATCGCCTTCGCCATCTGCGAAAGCTGCGGGCGCGTCGACGAATTCGCCGACGACGTGGTGCGCGAACGCCTGGCCGGCTGGGCCGGCGAGAACGGCTTCAAGCCCAGCCGCACGACCATAGAGCTGCGCGGCACCTGCAAGCAGTGCCTGGCACGGGCGGCATAA
- a CDS encoding metal ABC transporter substrate-binding protein: MFARALLVSAFALITAPALAAPVNAVASFSILGDMVARVGGDRVALTTIVGPNADTHVYEPTPTDAANVGKAQVFFVSGLGFEGWMDRLVEATGYKGQLVVASERVSSRTMDEDGETITDPHAWQSLSNGLIYVANIAKALCSVDAEGCQTYEANAKAYSDEISALDAEVKAQIASVPEAKRKVITTHDAFGYFGAAYGVTFEAPEGVSTESEASAADVAKLIEQIRGEGVSALFVENMSDGRLVEQIARETGVKLGGELYADALSTKDEGAGTYLDMFRHNVALLVPAMKGE; this comes from the coding sequence ATGTTCGCCCGCGCCCTTCTCGTTTCCGCCTTTGCGCTCATCACCGCGCCGGCGCTCGCCGCGCCCGTCAATGCGGTAGCCAGCTTCTCGATCCTGGGCGACATGGTGGCGCGCGTGGGCGGGGACCGGGTGGCACTGACCACGATCGTGGGGCCCAATGCCGACACCCATGTCTATGAGCCGACGCCGACCGATGCAGCCAATGTGGGCAAGGCGCAGGTCTTCTTCGTTTCGGGCCTGGGCTTTGAGGGCTGGATGGACCGGCTGGTGGAAGCCACCGGCTACAAGGGCCAGCTGGTGGTGGCGAGCGAGCGCGTTTCGAGCCGCACCATGGACGAGGACGGCGAGACCATTACCGATCCCCATGCCTGGCAGAGCCTGAGCAACGGGCTCATCTACGTGGCCAATATCGCCAAGGCGCTCTGCTCGGTGGACGCCGAGGGCTGCCAGACCTACGAGGCCAACGCCAAGGCCTATTCGGACGAAATCTCGGCGCTCGACGCCGAGGTCAAGGCGCAGATCGCCAGCGTGCCCGAGGCCAAGCGCAAGGTCATCACCACCCATGACGCCTTCGGTTATTTCGGGGCGGCCTACGGGGTGACCTTCGAGGCGCCCGAGGGCGTATCGACCGAAAGCGAAGCCTCGGCGGCGGACGTGGCCAAGCTCATCGAGCAGATCCGCGGCGAGGGCGTGAGCGCGCTCTTCGTCGAAAACATGAGCGACGGCCGGCTGGTCGAGCAGATCGCGCGCGAGACCGGCGTGAAGCTGGGCGGCGAGCTCTATGCCGATGCGCTCAGCACCAAGGACGAGGGCGCGGGCACCTATCTGGACATGTTCAGGCACAACGTGGCGCTGCTGGTGCCGGCCATGAAAGGCGAATGA
- the aztB gene encoding zinc ABC transporter permease AztB, translating to MIDVLIGPFVNYGFLTRALAGAMILALSAGPVGVFLMLRRMSLAGDAMAHAILPGAAAGFLVAGLQILPMTLGGFAAGLVVALLAGLVSRLTVQREDTSLAAFYLISLALGVMLVSLRGSSVDLMHVLFGTVLALNNDALIMIGAIATISLTALAVIWRPLFAECLDPTFLRAIGKAGPIVHFTFLGLVVLNLVGGFQALGTLLAVGLMMLPAAAARFWVRRLEALCVLAVLVGMASSYLGLLLSYYFSVPSGPAIILVAGGFYAFSLIFGARGVIRTRLTSPRHRIA from the coding sequence CTGATTGATGTACTGATCGGGCCGTTCGTCAATTACGGCTTCCTGACCCGGGCGCTTGCCGGCGCCATGATCCTGGCGCTCTCGGCCGGGCCGGTCGGCGTGTTCCTGATGCTGCGCCGCATGAGCCTGGCGGGCGACGCCATGGCCCATGCGATCCTGCCGGGTGCGGCCGCGGGGTTTCTGGTGGCGGGCCTGCAGATCCTGCCGATGACACTGGGCGGGTTCGCCGCCGGACTGGTGGTGGCGCTGCTGGCGGGGCTGGTGAGCCGGCTGACCGTGCAGCGCGAGGACACGAGCCTGGCCGCGTTCTACCTGATTTCGCTGGCGCTCGGAGTGATGCTGGTGAGCCTGCGCGGCTCGAGCGTGGACCTGATGCATGTGCTGTTCGGCACGGTGCTGGCGCTCAACAACGATGCGCTGATCATGATCGGGGCCATCGCCACGATCAGCCTTACCGCGCTGGCGGTGATCTGGCGGCCGCTTTTCGCCGAATGCCTCGACCCCACCTTCCTGCGCGCCATCGGCAAGGCGGGACCGATAGTGCACTTCACCTTCCTCGGGCTGGTGGTACTGAACCTCGTCGGGGGCTTCCAGGCGCTGGGTACGCTGCTGGCCGTGGGCCTGATGATGCTGCCGGCGGCGGCCGCCCGCTTCTGGGTGCGGCGCCTCGAGGCGCTCTGCGTACTGGCAGTACTGGTCGGCATGGCCTCGAGCTATCTGGGTCTTCTGCTCTCATACTATTTCAGCGTGCCTTCGGGGCCGGCGATCATCCTGGTCGCAGGCGGGTTCTATGCCTTCTCGCTGATCTTCGGTGCGCGCGGGGTGATCCGCACGCGCCTCACCTCCCCCCGACACCGCATTGCCTAG